The Brachyhypopomus gauderio isolate BG-103 chromosome 2, BGAUD_0.2, whole genome shotgun sequence genome contains a region encoding:
- the cldni gene encoding claudin i, whose amino-acid sequence MGSSGIQIVCVALTVLGLIAAIVTCVVPAWKVSAFIGQNIVTAQSQQDGLWMECVVQSTGQQQCKSYDSLLILGSDIQAARAMTIICCMLCTLALLALFVGADFTTCLENEDVKPKVCLATGVTLIIASLLLLIPVSWTANKVVRDFSDPLVNASLKKELGPCIFIGWAGSVILMLAGGLLCCFSRGPSGGSGGTAKYYSNSASAPSKNYV is encoded by the exons ATGGGCTCTTCTGGGAtacagattgtgtgtgtggctctcacTGTTTTGGGCCTCATCGCTGCCATTGTAACCTGTGTCGTCCCTGCTTGGAAGGTGTCTGCTTTTATTGGCCAGAACATCGTCACTGCACAG agccaGCAGGATGGCCTGTGGATGGAGTGTGTGGTACAGAGCACAGGTCAGCAGCAGTGCAAGTCCTACGACTCGCTGCTCATCCTGGGCTCGGACATCCAGGCAGCACGAGCCATGACCATCATCTGCTGCATGCTGTGCACGCTGGCCCTGCTGGCCCTGTTCGTGGGCGCCGACTTCACCACCTGCCTGGAGAACGAGGACGTCAAGCCGAAGGTGTGTCTGGCCACGGGCGTGACCCTCATCATCGccagcctcctcctcctcatccccgTCAGCTGGACCGCCAACAAGGTGGTGAGAGACTTCAGCGACCCTCTCGTGAACGCCAGCTTAAAGAAAGAGCTGGGGCCCTGCATCTTCATCGGCTGGGCCGGGTCAGTCATCCTCATGCTGGCTGGGGGTCTGCTGTGCTGTTTCAGCCGTGGCCCCTCGGGAGGGTCCGGGGGAACAGCCAAGTACTACAGCAACAGTGCCTCCGCCCCGAGCAAAAACTACGTTTAG